In the genome of Daucus carota subsp. sativus chromosome 9, DH1 v3.0, whole genome shotgun sequence, the window GGTAAATGATAAAGTACAGCTACATCAAAAATAAAGATCTTTTTTCTCTTTAAGTCATAAACAAGACGGCAAGATGCCCTAGCCTCAACCTTGTTTCCTAGGTGAAGAGACATGCACGAGGCACACTGCTCACCAGTGGAGCCAGGGCCACATTGTACATCATTTAGGTGAGGCTAACTTgaacaatttataaaataatttgcgAAATGCCCAGTATTTTATGTGTATTTTCTTGATTGAAAAGAGTAATTATAAAGAAACTTTGTGTTCATAAGTTCAATATATTCTATTATTGTAGATTTAATCCTTAATAATTTGTTAACAATTCATCCGATAAAAAATATGCTAACAGCAAGACTACAATATAGTAGAATGATTTTGACAATATAAATCTTAAAAACCTCTTAAACACATGGAAACAAGTAACGTGGGGACAAAACCACGTATGGTGATCTGGTTCGTACCCGATTCCTCGAACATGATCGGAAATGTTCGGGATTGTGACCAGATCGCCACAAAATGACAATCGACTAAAAAAACTTCATTTTTGCCCGAACAAGGATATATGCCTCTGTCATATGATATGTAATCAATATTTTTTGAAGAAAGATGAAAGcaaagagaaaaagaagaagaataagtTAAAACTCAAAACCAGCTGTGGCCGTATatagatatatgtatatgtatctaTGGGTCTTAGCAGCTTGTGAATAAAGTGTGGTTATTCTATGGCATCCGGGCCTTAAATATAAAGGTCCCATATTAGTATTTTTATGTAACTTATCGTTTACTGATTCAATATCACAAGCCCaataaaaaatctaatttttacaaccaatactaataaaatgcgACATGCTCATAAAAGCGCATAATGCGACATGGAGCATACACACAATGCGCAGATTCATCTAAGACAaatcaatatacatatatagatatagatatatgatataaaatacagaatattgttaatttattgAGAAGGAGACAATTAATTGTTAAAGCAACCACATTCACCATCATATAGAAGAGATAAGCGTTTAGGCACATAATAGCGAGCTCATCATTGAAGACACATCGCATCTTCGAAACGGCAAAAAAAGCAAATATATGTATTCTTTTAACTTATTAAATACACAACTACCTATTCAATTTCATTTTGATTGCAGGTGtcattaaatgaaatttaataCCTTTAAAGATATGTGAGAAAACATGAATATACAAAATAGAGTACCATAACTAGAAGTAGTGTAAGAATCATATAAGAAGATGAGTTTAGTCTTGGTCTCCCATTAGATATCTCTCATGCTTGTATGCATATCTTGTTTTCTGGTTTGCATCTATCAATGTTAGTCCCTATAAGGTCTATAGGGTTTTTGCGCTTTTTGAACTGAAGAGATAAGCGCTCAGACACATAAAAGCCAACTCATCATTGAAGGCACATGGCATCTCCGAAACATCATTAAAAGCAGATACATGTATTTTTTTAACCTATTAAATACATAACTACCTACTCATTTCATTTTAATTGTAGATGTCATTAAATGAGATTTAATACCTTTAAAGATATGTGAGAAAACATGGATATACGAAATAGAGTGCCATAACTAGAAGTAGGGTAATATTCCATGAAGGACATCATGTACATTTATACTATTTACAAAATAGAGGGTTTGaaagtgattatatatattttaacataatttgAACAAGTATCGGGTTATTAGATGGAATCTTGTCGTTGCaaagatatattatacatacatacatacatacatacatacatacatacatatatatatatatatatatatatatatctttatatgtatgtatgtatgtatgtatgtattgagGAAGTACATGAACAGGCAACAACCGGGATTCAATAAGAAATAGATCTAATAAGAATGTATAGTAGTTTTTTCTAATGTTCTTTATTAAATAACAAGATAATTAATATGATCTTTCATGGAAGTGCACAGAGTTACTCCCAACATTAGTCGAAGGTATCAGCAAGAAAGGAGGAATATACTATATAGCACTTATGAGGAAGACGAAAGATTCATGAATTGGAGTTTGAAATCCGAGGCAAAAGACGATTGCATTTTTCTACGTATAGAAATTGTCAATTGGAAAGGAAAGTTACTATCAAACTAGTCTCAGATCATTCCATCTGACCAGGACATGACAAACATAGACAGATAAGCAAAACAACCTAAAATTTGAAAGATGatatacaaattaattatataattagttctcctatatttcaaaaaaaaagtactCGTCTAATattagtgtgtgtatatatatagtcacacatatacataatcatatatccatatatacatatatatatatactatactacCGAGACTCGGCTAAAAGTATCCAAACTGGATATGTGCCCGAGTGTTGGACTCGACAAGTTTTTGACTTAGAATAAGTATCATAGTGTTCATACGCATGTTCGAGTGGCCGACATGAGTACTCGAGACAAAATGAAACCATTTGATACCATGCTTAAAGTAAACAAAGAAAACATGCCATAAAACAACCAACATGCACAATTCATCACTGTCACAAAATTCTACtagaaaagcgggcatttccgaccaaaatttccgaccgaccaaagtggtcggaaaaaaacgggcatttccgaccgacttACCGACCAAACGAGATCGGTCGTAAAATTCGGGTCATTTACGACCGCCATTACCGACCGCacaaaatcggtcggttataagggTCGTGGGTCCCGCTCACCAACGTCCTTCAGCTGACATGGACGCCACGtcgctaaaaccgaccgacacatttccgaccgcctgtggtcatttccgaccgcctaTACTGGTTTAAAATAATTAGTTAGCTTCTTACTTGTTGTCGCCTTATGATTGGCTGAGTAGAGACGTGGTGGAGCCTAGCTTTATTTCCGACCGACggcggtcggaaatgacttGCTTCGTTTTCGACCGAATTGAAACcctggcggtcggttttgacttcttagaaaaacaataaattttattcggctaagtaaactattaaaaaaaactaaaaacattgCACATCCAGAAATCCGACCACATTCAAtatatttccgaccaaactcataattttaacacagaaaaccgaccacatgcaacacatttccgaccaaactcataattttaacacagaaaacTGACCAAATTTAAACCATTTCCGACCAGTCACTCaagtgcagaaaaccgaccaataAAACCGTCATTTCTGACCGATGTAAAACCTTGGCAGTCGGTTATGACttgtgagaaaaataataaaattttattcggctaagaaaactattaaaaaagttgaaaaattttgaaactaGCTTTTAAtcagttaataatttaataaaaaattattcatcagttaatatttgatttttaaaatatttttattttcataacaaattataaatactaacgaactaatttcaaattaattattcaaacaacagaaaaatgTAGAATCTTTGTGATATGGTCTAATTTAGGGTACTAATCATAatagcaaaagaagaaaaatataaaaaacattataaagaCGCTTTCTGTTACGAATCATGCATTGCAGTGAATGTTGGAGTTCAGGGTTTGGATTTCATCTGAAGTTATCCTAGGTTGTACACTTCCAAaatatcaatttgttttttaggcgatccaaccgtactgatcgtaaattaagtactcatcgtagttatataccaaaaatcaagtcaataggattttatttgttgagacattataacgaaaatattatgttattcttaaatatagacgtagggttatttttttataacaaaataaatttgtcttttaggcgatccaaccgtacggatcgtaaattaagtactcatagtagttatataccaaaaatcaagtcgataggattttatttgttgagatatcataacaaaaatattatgttattcttaaatatagACGTATGGTTAtttctttacaaaaaaataaatttgttttgtagGCGATCTAACCGTACatatcgtaaattaagtactcatcgtagttatataccaaaaattaagtcaataggattttatttgttgagatattatagtgaaagtattaattttttacattaaattaaagataaaaataattaataataataaaaataaaaaacaaatagttttattatataaactaaatgtatttaaatatattaaaaattttagtaatattatatatagatataaataataaataatattataagttattaaaatatttaagtgataaTAGAAATTAAAGTAAAAGAATATTCTCGCAACACGATTCCCGAGATGAAAAAGAAACAATATTATTCCCCCGAAATGAAATGGTACTCCATGTATACTCCTCTCAATGTGTTGTCTTAGattatcagataatattaataataattatttatacagAATTAAAAATACACTATTATATCgcgtaaaaatatttataatatacaaaagtagtaaaaaatattttataaatcttaaaaattttgcagatatcaaatttattatttttaattatatatcataatttttatttgttagattGAACATGTATGGCTAGCACACGTTTTCACGAATTGTTTGGGCGGCCTATTGGGGTAAAAGAATACCGCCCTCTCATTTACTTGTATTGTATATCTTTCAAAAACCAAATGTGTATACTCTCTAGTCACAAACTCTCTCTCATGATTCTTTCGGTCTCGCACTTCTCTCTCTTTCAATCTTCACGTCTTCAATTCGATTCTTCTAAGTAATATCACATACTTTACTTCTTGAACGAAGGTAGATGATAAGATTCTCAATAGATCTGCTTTAGCCTCGGGATTGACAGGCTTCAAATTGGGGCATCTTGGAATTGGGGGTTTTGATTTTGACTTTAATTGATTCTGTTTTGATGATTAAGCTTAACTAATTGAACTCTCTCTCTTTACTTTCAGCGTATTGAAGCTTGAAGTTTAATAAATTTGtgctttgatttgatttttggaaCATTGGAACTTTGGGTCGTTGGATCTGAGAAGAACAGACAGAGATGTGATAAAGCATCAAAGATGAGATACCTATGTATATTATCCCTAACTCTTTGTCCTTTTCCATCTTTATCTCTCTCTTTGttgttataattttgatatCTTAATGTCTGTGTATCAAGATCTATTCTACTGTCAATCCTAATTTTCTCCTTTTTATTATCTTCAATATAGCTTTGATATATATATGCTCACTTCTTAAGTCAAAACTATCACAAATGTGTTCTTTAAATTATCATTCCGATTCATTTAGTTATTATAGAAAAGACTAGTTAAGTtagtaaatcaaaattatactaCTAATTAAATGTTTCTATTTATTTGGTTTGTAGTTTTGCATCTGATATCTGTTACAAATTTTTAAGATACGAAACAGTTTTTGTGCAACTTGGCTTTCTGTTTAAATTTTACCAGTAATAATTAGTTCTCGTTGATCATGCCATATGAGGTATGTAGTGTGCTTATTATATAGATAATCAAGGAGGAGCCTAATGATAGACAATTGGATATCTAAAACGGTCAGGAACTCATTGCCTTCTTCTTTGCTTTGTAATTGGCAAGAAACTCTAGCTCTGTCATTTTATTTTGGATTTTGAGTGTATTTATGATTCGGAGCTCTTGATTTATGCAgtgttattatttatatgtctTCTTAGCTTTTTATGTCAATTTGTTTGTCAAGTTGCACTCTGTTTTTATGCTCTTCTCCAAAATCTTATACAGGCAGTTGAGGAAGTAAAGAACAAGGTTATTTCATTGACTAACATAAGTTGACTAACTATATATATCATTGTTCATGTATAGGCTATGGCGCCAAAAAAGACAAAGGCAAAAAGAAAATGGCTATTTCTCAAGGGATGATGATGGTGATTGCGATGAGGAAGATTGAAATGAAGCTACCTAGCTAGATGAATTATTGGTAGGGatgctgattttttttaaacattgcTTTTGTCTTTTGATTGTTCAGCTGTAATGTATATGATTGTTGGCTTTTGCTAGCTTTTGGCTGATTGTTTAGCTGTAACATTTATGTCGTACATAATTTTATGACTGTCCTTTTGTAAATATATGAATGCTTGTTGgcttttaaattatgttgtactaaattttaatggatatgattcttgattttggttttgaaattggataTTGTATGTGCATTGTTGGTTTGGTAAAATAACAGGGATATGGTATAGTTTATAATGTAAATACtgcaattttttgaaattttatctccagaaaaccgaccaaatttgATCATTTCCGACCAAGAATGGTAAAAAAGAACCCAGAAAACCAACCAGATGTATACATTTCCGACCAAATTCATATCCTAAAACCCAGAAAAACGGCCAACTCATTTCTGAccaactcatttccgaccagATGTATGCAATTTGGGTGGTCGGTTTTATCCCAGAAGCTCCCCCAATGGACCCTGAAAGCCATTTCCGAccaactcatttccgaccacagGGTGGTCGGTTTTAGCCCAGAAGCTCATCCAATGGACCCTGAAAaggcatttccgaccgactcatttccgaccacaatGTGGTCGTTTTTACAACTGGGCCCCACAGCTGAGCCCTGAACTTCTTTACCGaccaacacatttccgaccgtcaTTGGTCGGTTTTGAGACAATCCACGTGTATGACACGTCAAAAGTGGGCCAGATTTATCTGATACAATCCACGTGTATATGGACATggcaacacatttccgaccgacagaatcggtcggttatataaCTCATTTCGGACCGATACGTCATTTCCGGCTCGGTTTAAAGGGACCGacgtggtcggtcggtcggtggtcggaaatgacctcaaAACCTACCGATTTTGcttatttccgaccgattttggcggtcggaaatgcccaCTTTTCTTGTGATTATCAGTACTGCAGTCACAATAATACGAGGATGTACATAAAATATAggaaaatatagtgaataaggAACAAAAATTACATAGGGCAGATTTACCTAATTTGTGCCCATGTTCTGAGGACAGCTAGAACCTGAATCCCCGCCACTATTATCAGTCCCGGAATTACGAGGCCTGAACATGATACTAAAAGTCCTCTCCACGAAACTCCTAAACTGTCCACCTTCCTCATCATCCCCAGTATCAGTCTGGGACCCAGGAGACCCAAACCTCACATTACCACTTGCATCATTctcacctccagaagcagcaatGCCCCTTGCCCGATTCTCGTAATCAGGATCATCAGAAGGCAACTCATACCTACAAACAGGGCAAGAATTATGCAGTTCCAACCACGGCAACAAACACTCAGAATGATACACATGCTTGGAAGGCATCTGCTTAACAACCATATCCTTCTCAAAATCATCTTGACAGACAGCACACTGTGCCGAATCAGACCCTAACAACTTATCATCAACCACAACATCAGGAAGCCCCTCCACAGCAGTTCTCGAAGCAGGTGGGGTCCCGTATCGATCCGGGTCATTTTCAGCCAGCTCCTGAATTAACTTCTCAAGCCCTTGTCCCATAAAAAAATCCACTAAATTGGAAGGTAAACCCTCACCGCCAGAAGGATGATTCTGAAACACAAACTGAAAGTTGGCCCCACCAGCCCTCGAATTCCCCACATGATAACCCCGGTCAAACTCGGTGCCTCCATGATAACCCAGGTCGGCCCCCTCGGCCCATAATGAACCCCAGTAATCGTCCTAGCATTTGATGGGGCCAACGGGTCAACCGGGTCACGATTAGGGTTCAGCCTCGGGACATCAATTTCCTCAAGAAACCCGTAGCGACAACTGGGGCAGAGTGGATCAGTGTTGGGCATGCGAGAGATGGCCACGTTGTGGTTGCATTGGTGGCAGAAATAGAAATAAAATCGCTCAGTTGCTGCGGCGGAGGCCATAGTTGTCAAGCGAGAGATAGAGACAGAAGAAGTTGTGTCGTCGaaactaaaccctaaatgttggactcgtttcaaatatatataggacGTGTCGGCctatattatttgtaaattgtTGTTTTCTaccttatattttttatttaataattcacCACCTAGTTtagcttatttatttattgttttaccTCTTTTTTCCTTACTTTCAGTTATCACAGTACAtaataaaatcatcaaaaaagTTATACGAAATGATAATAATTGGATATTGATATAGggtgaggttcaaattagaaccaacattaaaattagaactTATGACCACACACATCCATTAGATGAATATGAATTCAATGGTCATGATCTGCCTagctatattatataatcaCAATTAATGCTATTTAATACACCTTATCTTTTATGTAAATCATCATtacaaatcataataatcattaactaCTGCCTACTCATTATACTAATCCGTTAATATACATGCACTTTGTGATAAATGTAAATCAAACGTACaacttgtgatttttttttatcaattttaataatataatattggaAAACACGAGATTCTGTTGCAGTACaagtaatattacaaaaaatgagattttgttgcagtacatatctaactgaaatatattacaaaacacgagattctgCTGCACTGCatgtaatattacaaaaaacgAGATTATGTTGTAGTAGTACATATCTAAGTAAAGTATATTacaaaacacgagattctgctacagtacatatctagctcatataatattacactACACGATATTCTGATGCAGTACATATCTAGCTCATACAATATCACAAAATACGAAATTCTGCTGctgtacatataaataataataagatatcaAAACATACACATTCGAACTCTTCGTATTTTACTGagatatatgaattaaatattaaatgtcattttattgtaaaatgatcaaatataaattaagaatgtGCATTAATTGAAGGCATGTATATTTAGATATGTACCATATTAAAACATATTCATATGTTTAATTTCACACATCAAAATTAGTTTCATTTAATGAATATTAATGTGGTTCTGAGGTTCTAAGTTTAAGCGGTTCTGTATAGAACCTGACCcgattgatataatttataacttgATATGA includes:
- the LOC135149646 gene encoding E3 ubiquitin-protein ligase RING1-like → MASAAATERFYFYFCHQCNHNVAISRMPNTDPLCPSCRYGFLEEIDVPRLNPNRDPVDPLAPSNARTITGVHYGPRGPTWNHPSGGEGLPSNLVDFFMGQGLEKLIQELAENDPDRYGTPPASRTAVEGLPDVVVDDKLLGSDSAQCAVCQDDFEKDMVVKQMPSKHVYHSECLLPWLELHNSCPVCRYELPSDDPDYENRARGIAASGGENDASGNVRFGSPGSQTDTGDDEEGGQFRSFVERTFSIMFRPRNSGTDNSGGDSGSSCPQNMGTN